A section of the Pochonia chlamydosporia 170 chromosome 2, whole genome shotgun sequence genome encodes:
- a CDS encoding transcription factor Iwr1 (similar to Metarhizium robertsii ARSEF 23 XP_007822025.1): MSIPPQLIRVKRKRVDEAPVQFLQFDADSKRHRSGSNWAYQRREAASQQPQRESKSTQPVIHVSAPDDVPSSNKRQHDTQIPTKQTQPSSEPSGLLEPRRFHVSKSMLAKGRTQGSGSGISKKTRYGPAVFVESTRKKKVPKTRRSLASGQLPIQLEHDMQPTEQTPETGVEQKQLKRPGVANKARTTTSQNETPDRPPLPESLMNRHNEDMEKIANDMNAWVLNELGASLEQIDKDNKPLRFKPKSPAKRFHERHPELAPPQSSATSTDTTMSDISDEEGDDSDWVIEEYVRIPANSVALDVAPADVGILVFEDEDESLLFFGSAWDEDDELGEDEEDENAENYYTADYPEDEVDSDDEYGRDAYLYRHGNNSDEEEYDNEYYEEQDEMVLEGGIGDDDDARMARIKEFMKRNSAFR, from the exons atgtccatcccGCCGCAGCTCATCCGCGTGAAGCGCAAGCGGGTTGACGAAGCCCCCGTCCAATTCCTCC AGTTTGATGCCGACTCGAAACGTCACCGAAGTGGAAGCAATTGGGCGTATCAGCGCCGCGAAGCAGCCAGTCAACAACCCCAACGAGAGAGCAAATCCACCCAACctgtcatccatgtctcGGCACCAGACGACGTCCCGAGTTCAAACAAACGTCAACATGATACGCAAATACCTACTAAGCAAACGCAGCCTAGCAGCGAGCCGTCAGGTCTTCTCGAGCCTCGACGGTTTCATGTCTCAAAATCCATGCTGGCAAAAGGCAGAACCCAAGGTTCGGGCTCTGGAATCTCCAAAAAGACGAGATATGGCCCTGCAGTGTTCGTAGAGTCCACgcgaaagaagaaggttcCGAAAACACGACGCAGTCTAGCGTCTGGACAGCTCCCGATACAGCTTGAACATGATATGCAGCCAACCGAACAGACTCCAGAAACTGGCGTAGAGCAGAAACAATTGAAGCGGCCAGGGGTAGCTAATAAAGCCCGCACTACGACTTCGCAGAATGAGACGCCAGATCGGCCACCTCTACCGGAATCCCTCATGAACCGTCATAATGAGGACATGGAAAAAATAGCAAATGATATGAATGCATGGGTGCTCAATGAGCTTGGCGCGAGCCTTGAACAAATAGACAAGGACAATAAGCCGCTGAGATTCAAGCCAAAGAGCCCAGCCAAGAGGTTCCATGAGCGACACCCAGAGCTTGCGCCCCCTCAAAGCTCAGCCACCTCTACCGACACCACAATGAGTGACATTAGCGATGAGGAAGGCGATGACAGCGATTGGGTCATTGAGGAATACGTCCGTATTCCAGCGAACTCTGTGGCATTGGACGTAGCACCGGCAGATGTTGGTATTCTAGTtttcgaggacgaggacgaaaGCCTGCTCTTCTTTGGATCAGCatgggatgaggacgatgagcttggggaagacgaagaagatgagaacG CGGAAAACTATTACACTGCAGACTATCCCGAGGATGAAGTAGACTCTGACGACGAATATGGTCGAGACGCCTACCTGTATCGCCACGGCAATAACTCAGACGAGGAAGAGTACGATAACGAGTACTACGAAGAACAGGACGAAATGGTCCTCGAGGGCGGTATcggcgatgacgacgacgcccGTATGGCACGCATCAAAGAATTCATGAAGCGCAACTCCGCATTCCGATAA
- a CDS encoding cell surface spherulin 4-like protein (similar to Metarhizium acridum CQMa 102 XP_007809503.1) — protein MRFLIPSALITTASATGILLPLYVYPSATYNDGAANWTPVLTAASSNPFLRWLTVIDPQNGPGGTYLPGNNDINYITGVSKLNAHANIKTIGYVRTDYAKSPLDEVKHNITTWKNWDTYTGANISVQGIFFDESAQDAAYMKEVVGFAKSTFGRAITTVCNFGAAVDAAYYGVCDVVVAFESCLNCALGPQYKSGMTIDANVPVDKRGQGAVIVHHFEGTAFDGSVADGGLVRKYLGTVKEKGLGWVYFCSKDYNDIGSGPATVGEVARGLA, from the coding sequence ATGCGTTTCCTCATCCCATccgccctcatcaccaccgccTCAGCAACGggcatcctcctcccactATACGTCTACCCATCCGCAACATACAACGACGGCGCAGCAAACTGGACGCCCGTCCTCACCGCAGCATCATCCAACCCATTCCTCCGCTGGCTCACCGTCATCGACCCCCAAAACGGCCCAGGAGGCACCTACCTCCCCGGCAACAACGACATCAACTACATAACCGGCGTGTCGAAGCTCAACGCCCATGCCAACATCAAAACCATAGGCTACGTGCGCACAGACTACGCCAAATCACCGCTCGACGAAGTcaagcacaacatcaccacctgGAAGAACTGGGACACCTACACGGGGGCGAACATCTCCGTCCAGGGCATCTTTTTCGACGAATCGGCACAGGATGCGGCGTACATGAAAGAGGTGGTGGGGTTTGCGAAATCCACGTTCGGAAGGGCGATTACGACGGTGTGTAATTTTGGAGCGGCGGTTGACGCGGCGTATTATGGGgtgtgtgatgtggtggttgcgtTTGAGAGTTGTTTGAATTGTGCGCTGGGGCCGCAGTATAAGAGTGGGATGACGATTGATGCGAATGTTCCGGTGGACAAGAGAGGGCAGGGGGCGGTGATTGTGCATCATTTTGAGGGGACGGCTTTTGATGGGAGTGTTGCGGATGGGGGTTTGGTGAGGAAGTATTTGGGGACGGTGAAGGAGAAGGGCCTTGGGTGGGTGTATTTCTGTTCAAAGGATTACAATGATATTGGGAGTGGGCCGGCGACGGTTGGGGAAGTTGCGAGGGGGTTGGcttga
- a CDS encoding RNA polymerase III transcription initiation factor complex component (similar to Metarhizium robertsii ARSEF 23 XP_007822027.1), with the protein MGIPSPTGIQGDPALTSYGIDQAKELGKHLDTLNPAVEKVYSSPFYRCLQTMVPFMERQLEKQQQQQQQQEQQQLQKDKAKKELEADDDQEEEHKTKKSAQQTQALQISPDDYDTPKPWLTGTVVTKMLPEHGIREWFGSAPFDHPEPAAPGILKAMFSSYDEKYVSTVRPSTKGETLDQLQERITKALRGIIQQCDADGTRAIVLCSHAAVIILIGRILTGVIPDSVDVDDFHAYTCGLSVYNRIPRGAAKGNNNISDSRDDRHSHSPPYSTPDTSKVNMIGGWDCELNSDCSFLSGGAERGWRFTGDESFPDTGSLSQNEVGSKL; encoded by the exons ATGGGCATTCCCTCGCCGACAGGCATCCAGGGCGACCCGGCTCTCACGTCCTATGGCATagaccaagccaaggaaCTGGGGAAGCATCTCGACACCCTGAATCCGGCGGTAGAGAAGGTCTATTCAAGCCCCTTCTACCGATGCCTCCAGACAATGGTGCCGTTTATGGAACGCCAACTGGAaaaacagcagcagcagcaacaacaacaagaacaacaacagctgcagaaggacaaggccaagaaggagttAGAAGCGGATGATGACCAGGAAGAGGAgcacaagaccaagaagagcgCACAGCAGACCCAGGCGCTGCAAATATCGCCTGATGATTATGACACGCCAAAACCCTGGCTCACCGGTACAGTCGTGACCAAGATGCTGCCCGAACATGGCATTCGTGAGTGGTTCGGATCTGCCCCCTTTGATCACCCGGAGCCAGCTGCGCCTGGCATCCTCAAGGCCATGTTCTCTTCATACGATGAGAAGTACGTGTCGACCGTGAGGCCGTCCACCAAGGGCGAGACCCTGGATCAGTTGCAGGAGCGGATAACAAAGGCACTGAGGGGTATCATTCAACAgtgtgatgctgatggaaCGCGGGCAATTGTCCTGTGCAGCCATGCAGCGGTGATTATCCTCATCGGCCGCATTCTTACCGGCGTGATCCCGGACAgcgttgacgttgacgatTTCCACGCCTACACTTGTGGTTTGAGCGTCTACAACCGCATACCTCGTGGCGCCGCTAAAGGAAACAACAATATATCTGACAGCCGCGATGACCGCCATTCACACTCGCCACCATACTCAACACCAG ATACCTCGAAAGTGAACATGATAGGCGGTTGGGACTGTGAGCTGAACAGCGattgcagcttcttgagtGGAGGCGCTGAAAGAGGATG GAGGTTCACGGGAGATGAATCATTTCCCGACACAGGGTCTTTGTCCCAAAACGAGGTTGGATCTAAGCTCTAG
- a CDS encoding phytanoyl-CoA dioxygenase (similar to Metarhizium acridum CQMa 102 XP_007809502.1) — MTSPTLLERLNRDGFVLVPKAFTGETLEKLRQAASAATSNARAGKWPDVRTLPKQFPPWKIDGPNPAAEGIWGVQGVMHPDMPFQEEFIKVYFSDAIINPTLELLQCSRDDLVMELFNLLVRPDHDFELRWHRDDIPPTATAEEELERLNKPAFSAQWNLALYEDASLVVVPGSHLRARTDTERNADPYEKTLPDQLVVKMEPGDIVFYNNNIVHRGVYDATVERMTLHGSAGHVDGAKLRARNVLQHGLRNWIDRLDFGVLDGEERKLAEHMKGNLVKMGQDVGDVGYSLSG, encoded by the coding sequence atGACCAGCCCAACGCTTCTCGAACGCCTCAACCGAGACggcttcgtcctcgtccccAAAGCCTTCACAGGCGAAACCCTCGAAAAACTCCGCCAAGCcgcctcagcagcaacatccaacGCCCGCGCCGGCAAATGGCCCGACGTCCGCACCCTTCCCAAGCAATTCCCGCCCTGGAAGATCGACGGGCCAAACCCAGCCGCCGAGGGTATATGGGGTGTCCAAGGCGTGATGCACCCAGACATGCCGTTCCAAGAGGAGTTCATCAAGGTCTACTTCTCGgacgccatcatcaatccTACTCTGGAGCTTCTCCAATGCTCAAGAGACGACCTGGTCATGGAACTCTTCAACCTGCTCGTCCGGCCAGACCATGACTTTGAGCTGCGCTGGCACAGGGACGACATTCCACCTACGGCTACTGCCGAGGAAGAACTGGAGCGGTTGAACAAGCCTGCTTTTTCGGCGCAGTGGAATCTCGCGCTGTACGAGGATGCGAGTCTGGTCGTGGTGCCGGGGTCGCATCTCCGCGCGAGGACTGACACGGAGAGGAATGCTGATCCGTATGAGAAGACGCTGCCGGATCAGTTGGTTGTCAAGATGGAGCCTGGGGATATCGTGTTTTATAACAATAATATTGTGCATAGGGGGGTTTACGACGCGACGGTGGAGAGGATGACGTTGCATGGGAGTGCTGGACATGTGGATGGTGCGAAGTTGAGGGCGAGGAATGTTTTGCAGCATGGACTGAGGAATTGGATTGATAGGTTGGATTTTGGGGTGTTGGACGGCgaggagaggaagttggCAGAGCATATGAAGGGGAATTTGGTCAAGATGGGACaggatgttggtgatgttggatATTCGCTGTCGGGgtga
- a CDS encoding ATP-dependent RNA helicase Mrh4 (similar to Neosartorya fischeri NRRL 181 XP_001260356.1) produces the protein MASNSVCSLCISTLGRRIAPRALVQPALAQRFMSRQAKARPSRMVLSDRVHRSPASADRRRSRQDSIDGPFAGMNRRVANVDPARAPRQSKASSKSDDRDAAPRRDERRTPDDRKALKMQRALATVSYGRRVGLKDKMAQYETFDQFDLLPGLQSAVTDELFKNMVNIKPTPVQRLAIPALLGQPNPGENKTPSKEMKSFLLAAETGSGKTLAYLLPAIDALKLAEAEDPDIKAYRERFEEEKARQQAGSFKGKPFEEPHPTMARPKVIVLVPTAELAQQVMKVSKSLSHVAKFKTEMLSSDLKAQQIQRNIYGPKGIDVVVATPHLLASIADSDPNILSRVSHLIVDEADSLLDRSFAPVTTSIIERAMPSLKQLVCCSATIPKKLNNYLATNYPKMVRITTPNLHAIPRRVQLGVIDVSKDPYRNNKDLACADAIYTIGREASAHEGPVKGEVDVRRVLVFVNERGKTEEVAEYLRSKGIDAQALHRDTPEKRHGEVLETFTSPEPLRIQAPAAATSGRRRSLANVKALVVTDLASRGIDTVAVRHVILYDVPHTTIDFIHRLGRAGRMGRRGRGIVLVGNNDRKDVVSEVKNSMFMGQALI, from the coding sequence ATGGCGTCGAATTCGGTCTGTTCATTATGCATATCCACGCTTGGTCGTCGGATAGCCCCTCGCGCGCTGGTCCAGCCTGCACTTGCGCAGCGCTTCATGTCAAGACAAGCCAAGGCAAGACCATCTCGCATGGTGCTCTCCGACAGAGTCCATCGATCCCCTGCCTCTGCCGACAGGCGCAGGTCCCGGCAAGACTCAATTGATGGGCCCTTTGCCGGTATGAACCGACGAGTCGCAAACGTCGACCCAGCTCGAGCACCTAGACAGTCAAAAGCATCGTCAAAGAGCGACGACAGAGATGCTGCTCCGCGCCGTGATGAGCGAAGAACACCCGACGACCGCAAggcgctgaagatgcagcgCGCTTTGGCTACTGTTTCGTACGGAAGACGAGTTGGTTTGAAGGACAAGATGGCTCAATACGAGACCTTTGACCAGTTTGACTTGTTGCCAGGACTTCAGTCAGCTGTGACGGACGAGCTGTTCAAAAACATGGTCAATATCAAACCCACACCAGTACAGCGACTGGCTATTCCCGCACTATTAGGACAGCCGAATCCAGGAGAGAATAAGACCCCGAGTAAGGAAATGAAATCATTCCTTTTGGCCGCAGAGACAGGCTCAGGGAAGACTCTGGCCTATCTCCTTCCAGCTATCGACGCCCTCAAACTGGCAGAAGCTGAGGACCCAGATATTAAGGCATACAGGGAGCGgtttgaggaagagaaagcaCGTCAGCAAGCTGGAAGCTTCAAGGGAAAGCCATTTGAAGAGCCACACCCCACAATGGCCAGACCAAAGGTCATCGTCTTGGTGCCTACTGCTGAGCTGGCACAGCAAGTGATGAAAGTATCAAAATCACTTTCACAcgtcgccaagttcaagacgGAGATGCTATCCTCGGACCTCAAAGCACAGCAGATTCAGCGAAATATTTACGGCCCAAAGGGGATTGATGTTGTCGTCGCCACCCCTCACCTGTTAGCCTCCATCGCCGACTCCGACCCCAACATCTTGTCCCGGGTGTCGCACCTCATAGTTGACGAGGCCGACTCCCTGCTGGATAGAAGCTTTGCGCCCGTTACGACAAGCATTATCGAGCGCGCCATGCCGTCCCTGAAGCAGCTCGTTTGTTGCTCTGCTACCATCCCTAAGAAGCTGAACAACTACTTGGCCACGAATTACCCCAAGATGGTACGCATCACTACGCCTAACCTGCACGCCATTCCGCGACGTGTCCAACTCGGCGTCATTGATGTCTCGAAAGATCCATATCGGAACAACAAGGATCTTGCTTGCGCAGACGCAATCTACACCATCGGCAGGGAGGCGTCGGCCCATGAAGGCCCGGTGAAGGGCGAGGTGGACGTTCGCCGCgtgctggtgtttgtgaaTGAGAGGGGAAAGACGGAGGAGGTGGCTGAGTACTTGCGATCAAAGGGAATAGATGCGCAAGCGTTACACAGAGATACCCCGGAGAAGAGGCATGGCGAAGTTCTCGAGACGTTCACGTCCCCGGAACCACTACGAATTCAAGcacctgcagcagcaactaGTGGTCGCCGTCGCTCTCTGGCCAATGTCAAAGCGCTTGTGGTTACGGACCTGGCATCAAGAGGCATCGACACAGTAGCTGTGCGACACGTTATTCTGTATGATGTTCCTCACACAACTATTGATTTCATTCATCGACTCGGACGAGCTGGTCGAATGGGTCGTCGCGGTAGAGGTATTGttctggttggcaacaatGACAGAAAAGATGTTGTTTCGGAAGTGAAGAATAGCATGTTTATGGGCCAGGCGCTCATTTAA